A genomic segment from Nitratiruptor sp. YY08-10 encodes:
- a CDS encoding shikimate kinase yields MKNILLIGFMGVGKGTLARAMAGKTDIYAIDTDDLIESLTNTKIKKIFKKKGEKYFRKLEQKTADWLASSVKNSIISTGGGFYKVKNIKDIGIVVYLQADFDWIYERITKSKNAKKKIKKRPLFKSYEDAKKLYKQRVKEYEKVADIIVNVQNRSTEELIEEILTKVKDLPDIAL; encoded by the coding sequence ATGAAGAATATTTTACTTATCGGTTTCATGGGTGTCGGAAAAGGTACGCTTGCAAGAGCAATGGCTGGAAAAACAGATATTTACGCTATCGATACAGATGATCTGATCGAAAGCCTGACCAACACAAAAATCAAAAAGATATTCAAAAAAAAGGGTGAAAAATATTTTCGAAAACTTGAACAAAAGACAGCCGACTGGCTTGCAAGCAGTGTAAAAAACTCCATCATATCAACAGGTGGTGGATTTTATAAAGTCAAAAACATCAAAGATATCGGTATCGTCGTATACCTTCAAGCAGACTTTGATTGGATCTATGAACGCATCACAAAGAGCAAAAATGCCAAAAAAAAGATCAAAAAAAGACCTCTGTTTAAATCGTATGAAGATGCGAAAAAACTCTATAAACAAAGAGTAAAAGAGTATGAAAAAGTCGCTGATATCATCGTCAATGTTCAAAACAGATCAACCGAAGAACTCATTGAAGAGATCTTGACTAAGGTCAAAGACCTACCTGATATCGCGTTATAA
- the dnaE gene encoding DNA polymerase III subunit alpha, whose product MKPNFTHLHLHTEYSLLDGANKIKALAKKAKELGMSAVAMTDHGNMFGAIDFYKTMKAEGLKPIIGMEAYLHNSDDLGDKSTRQRFHLCLFAKNEIGYKNLMFLSSMSYIKGFYYYPRINKKLLAEHSEGLICTSACLQGEVNWHLNTNERNTKFGAKGYEEAKKVALWYKEVFGDDFYLELMRHGIHDQLAIDEQIIELSLETGIKIVATNDTHYLEKKDAEPHEAFMCIAMNKLYDDPNRLRHSVHEFYLKSPEEIARLYADIPEALENTQEIVDKCNLELNLGNPTPPNFKFTVEYAKEYGLEVPTEERYSFENDEVLFEYICKEGLQKRLEYIPKELHQKYWDRLQHEIDIIKKMKFPGYMIIVWDFVREAKKRGIPVGPGRGSAAGSLVAYAMGITDIDPLKYNLLFERFLNPERVSMPDIDMDFCQERRGEIIDYVVQKYGRYNVAQVITFGTLLAKGVIRDVARVLGLSYNDGDRMAKLIPDKLGITLKEAYDQEPKIKELIESDPKFERVWRFALALEGLKRNAGMHAAGVVISNEELWHKTPLYKPSGEETIVTQYSLNFLEDVDLIKFDFLGLKTLTVIDNAVKLVEKRYNTKIDWNRINLNDKKVYDLIQSGHTLGLFQIESDGMQRLNARLKPTTFEDIIAVLALYRPGPMESGMLDDFIERKHGRKQVYYPFEEVSFDELKEALEPTYGMIVYQEQVMQIVQIIGGFSLGEADIIRRAMGKKKRDLMEEYKREFVKRASERGFDPKKSETLFELIEKFAGYGFNKSHSAAYAMITFQTAYLKAYYPQEFMAALLTSEQDNTDKIVKYVDEVKRLGIKLLPPDVNLSSLEFNATTIEGEDVILFGLGAIKGVGKSAVLSILEARSEGPFKDLNDFLQRIDPNKVNKKVLEALIKSGAMDSFGYSRRTMLLGIEKIVTASHEIARAKKMAENSLFGDAQELIDIKVELEDLGEYEMKQILEFEKETLGFYVSGHPLDPFRSELEQIHYTLSSDLENIADSSEALFVGKVEEIKTKISNKGNKFGIVNIMDLHGNIEMMLFSDKLEELEQLDLEKPVAFKVYVTKNDNFTRIRCDKIMSLEEAKNEHITTKIEEKYEEPLVVRLDLTHEIARLEELYHLAMRYPGKKPLKLVIVSKLQEVEIESQVYVNSDFAKEVQSLGVQVA is encoded by the coding sequence ATGAAGCCAAACTTCACCCATCTGCATCTACATACAGAGTATTCCCTTTTAGATGGTGCCAATAAAATAAAAGCCCTTGCGAAAAAGGCAAAAGAACTCGGTATGAGTGCCGTTGCCATGACAGATCACGGCAATATGTTTGGAGCCATCGATTTTTACAAAACGATGAAGGCTGAAGGCCTCAAACCAATTATCGGAATGGAAGCCTATTTGCACAACTCCGATGATCTTGGTGACAAATCCACAAGACAGCGGTTTCATTTGTGTCTTTTTGCCAAAAACGAGATTGGTTATAAAAATTTGATGTTTTTAAGCTCCATGAGCTATATCAAGGGATTTTACTACTATCCAAGAATCAACAAAAAACTTTTGGCTGAGCACAGCGAAGGGCTTATCTGTACCAGCGCATGTTTGCAGGGTGAAGTGAACTGGCATCTCAATACAAATGAGCGAAATACGAAATTTGGTGCAAAAGGGTATGAAGAGGCCAAAAAAGTGGCTTTATGGTACAAAGAGGTTTTTGGAGATGATTTTTATCTAGAACTTATGCGTCATGGTATTCACGATCAGTTGGCTATTGATGAGCAGATTATCGAGCTGAGCCTTGAAACCGGGATCAAAATAGTAGCGACAAACGATACCCACTACTTGGAAAAAAAGGATGCAGAACCGCATGAAGCGTTTATGTGCATCGCTATGAACAAACTCTATGACGATCCAAACAGACTTAGACACAGTGTGCATGAGTTTTATTTGAAGTCTCCTGAAGAGATTGCAAGGCTCTATGCCGATATTCCGGAAGCTCTTGAAAATACGCAGGAGATTGTGGATAAGTGTAATCTTGAGTTGAATCTTGGAAACCCGACTCCGCCAAATTTTAAATTTACTGTTGAATATGCAAAAGAGTATGGTTTAGAGGTGCCAACTGAGGAGCGATACAGTTTCGAAAACGATGAGGTGCTGTTTGAGTATATCTGTAAAGAGGGTCTGCAAAAAAGACTTGAGTATATTCCCAAAGAGCTTCATCAAAAGTACTGGGATAGACTTCAGCATGAGATCGATATCATCAAAAAGATGAAGTTTCCGGGATATATGATCATTGTTTGGGACTTTGTACGAGAAGCGAAAAAAAGAGGTATTCCGGTGGGGCCCGGACGAGGGAGTGCAGCGGGAAGCCTTGTAGCATACGCTATGGGGATTACCGATATCGATCCACTCAAATACAATCTTCTTTTTGAGCGGTTTTTGAATCCTGAACGGGTAAGTATGCCCGATATCGATATGGACTTTTGCCAGGAGCGAAGAGGCGAAATCATCGATTATGTGGTTCAAAAGTATGGGCGATACAATGTGGCTCAAGTTATCACTTTTGGTACGCTTCTTGCAAAGGGGGTGATCCGTGATGTTGCAAGGGTTTTGGGATTAAGCTACAACGATGGCGATCGCATGGCAAAACTGATTCCAGACAAACTTGGTATCACACTCAAAGAAGCCTATGATCAAGAGCCAAAAATCAAAGAGCTGATCGAAAGTGATCCAAAGTTTGAGCGAGTGTGGCGATTCGCATTGGCTTTGGAAGGGCTCAAAAGAAATGCCGGGATGCATGCGGCCGGTGTTGTTATCAGCAACGAGGAGCTTTGGCACAAAACTCCGCTGTATAAACCGAGCGGGGAAGAGACGATAGTGACACAATATTCGCTCAACTTTTTGGAAGATGTGGATTTGATCAAGTTTGACTTTTTGGGACTCAAAACATTAACCGTAATCGACAATGCTGTAAAACTTGTGGAAAAACGGTACAACACGAAGATCGATTGGAACAGAATCAATCTCAATGATAAAAAAGTGTACGATCTCATCCAAAGCGGGCATACATTGGGCCTGTTTCAGATAGAATCTGATGGTATGCAGCGGCTCAATGCAAGACTCAAACCAACCACCTTCGAAGATATTATCGCAGTACTCGCTCTCTATCGGCCAGGGCCTATGGAATCAGGGATGCTTGATGATTTCATCGAAAGAAAGCATGGAAGAAAACAGGTCTACTATCCTTTTGAAGAGGTAAGTTTTGATGAACTCAAAGAGGCTCTGGAACCTACCTATGGGATGATCGTCTACCAAGAGCAGGTTATGCAGATCGTTCAGATTATTGGTGGATTCAGTCTTGGCGAAGCCGATATCATCCGGCGCGCCATGGGGAAAAAGAAACGGGATTTGATGGAAGAGTATAAACGCGAATTTGTCAAGCGTGCAAGTGAGAGGGGATTTGATCCCAAAAAGAGTGAGACGCTCTTTGAACTGATTGAAAAGTTTGCCGGATATGGATTTAACAAATCCCACTCTGCAGCCTATGCGATGATTACATTCCAAACTGCTTATCTCAAAGCCTACTATCCGCAAGAGTTCATGGCGGCACTTCTAACGAGTGAACAGGATAATACCGATAAAATCGTTAAATATGTGGATGAGGTTAAACGATTGGGAATCAAACTCTTACCACCGGATGTCAATCTCTCATCTTTGGAATTTAACGCGACAACGATTGAAGGCGAGGATGTTATCCTTTTTGGGCTTGGAGCGATCAAAGGAGTTGGAAAAAGTGCCGTTTTAAGTATTTTGGAAGCAAGAAGTGAAGGACCGTTTAAGGATCTCAACGACTTTTTGCAACGAATCGATCCAAATAAAGTGAATAAAAAAGTGTTGGAAGCATTGATCAAATCTGGTGCGATGGATTCTTTTGGATACAGTAGAAGAACGATGCTTCTTGGAATCGAAAAGATAGTTACTGCCAGCCATGAGATAGCACGAGCAAAGAAGATGGCTGAAAATTCGCTTTTTGGAGATGCTCAGGAGTTGATCGATATCAAAGTGGAGCTGGAAGATCTGGGCGAATATGAGATGAAACAGATTTTGGAGTTTGAAAAAGAGACGTTGGGATTTTATGTTTCCGGTCATCCGCTTGATCCATTTAGAAGTGAACTCGAACAGATTCACTATACGCTTTCAAGCGATCTAGAAAATATCGCCGATTCATCCGAAGCACTGTTTGTTGGGAAAGTGGAAGAGATCAAGACAAAAATCAGTAATAAAGGCAACAAATTTGGCATTGTCAATATTATGGATTTGCATGGCAATATCGAAATGATGCTTTTTAGTGATAAACTGGAAGAGCTTGAGCAGCTCGATCTTGAAAAACCGGTAGCTTTCAAGGTTTATGTGACAAAAAACGATAATTTTACCAGAATTCGTTGCGACAAGATTATGAGCTTAGAAGAAGCGAAAAATGAACATATTACCACAAAGATAGAGGAAAAGTATGAGGAGCCTCTTGTCGTGCGGCTTGATCTGACGCATGAAATTGCGCGCCTAGAAGAGCTCTACCATTTGGCGATGCGCTATCCTGGCAAAAAACCTTTAAAACTTGTGATTGTCTCAAAACTGCAAGAAGTGGAGATTGAATCCCAAGTCTATGTCAATAGCGATTTTGCAAAAGAGGTGCAAAGTTTGGGAGTTCAGGTGGCTTAA
- a CDS encoding DUF234 domain-containing protein → MAKIYRLQRKSNANFLIDVLFSIIDYSKKEGGKIKKRFIKLYKNFKRCEIEKAIISFSLFDGLEQYFTLDFDNSIEDNILVVLQNFEQFIEPFSQQNNFFLSALATGDRKIETAIKKSFAKEHEGYESLQYYIDQNIIEKEYSREVLPQKKPKQKLKKELRRYRIQHKAKFSRPFYRFWFRYIYPSLEQLYNKEFEQVQNFILTDLDNFVSFTFEELSNELLKERFPEHIRSGSYWDRKVEIDLMMELKNGDIIIGECKWKNSKICKKTLTSLQKKSQIAGFSPTYYALFSKSSFSNELLKSQEKTILLFDLEDFKEWSEEEAYKKREKKPYSFEF, encoded by the coding sequence TTGGCAAAAATATACAGACTGCAAAGAAAAAGTAATGCTAATTTCCTCATTGATGTCCTTTTTAGTATAATTGATTATAGCAAAAAGGAAGGAGGAAAAATTAAAAAACGTTTTATAAAACTCTATAAAAATTTCAAACGTTGTGAAATTGAAAAAGCAATAATCTCTTTTTCACTTTTTGATGGATTGGAACAGTATTTTACACTTGATTTTGATAATAGTATTGAAGATAACATTTTAGTGGTTTTACAAAATTTTGAGCAATTCATCGAACCATTTTCCCAACAAAACAATTTCTTCCTCTCCGCTTTGGCAACCGGCGATAGAAAAATCGAAACAGCCATCAAAAAAAGCTTTGCTAAAGAGCATGAGGGATACGAGAGTCTTCAATACTATATTGATCAAAATATCATTGAAAAAGAGTATAGCAGAGAGGTCCTTCCGCAAAAAAAACCAAAACAGAAACTCAAAAAAGAGCTTCGACGATATAGGATTCAGCATAAGGCAAAATTTTCCAGGCCTTTCTACAGATTTTGGTTTCGCTACATCTATCCATCATTAGAACAGCTTTACAACAAAGAGTTTGAACAAGTACAAAATTTCATACTTACAGACCTCGATAACTTCGTCAGTTTTACCTTTGAAGAGCTCTCCAATGAACTATTGAAAGAACGGTTTCCTGAACACATCCGTAGCGGAAGCTATTGGGACAGAAAAGTGGAAATCGATCTGATGATGGAACTAAAAAATGGCGATATCATCATTGGTGAATGCAAATGGAAAAACAGCAAAATCTGTAAAAAAACCCTCACTTCCCTACAAAAAAAGAGCCAAATCGCCGGATTTTCTCCAACATATTACGCTCTTTTTTCAAAAAGCAGTTTTTCCAATGAACTGCTCAAATCACAAGAAAAAACAATACTTCTTTTTGATCTGGAAGATTTTAAGGAGTGGAGCGAAGAGGAAGCTTATAAAAAAAGGGAGAAAAAGCCATACTCTTTCGAATTTTAA
- a CDS encoding YgiT-type zinc finger protein — protein sequence MARVNRRKPFRPRCRYCRTNRHIIPIIYGVHCDEKMLEKERQGEVKLGGIARSIDVPNWYCKECGNEFLR from the coding sequence ATGGCAAGAGTAAATAGAAGAAAACCTTTTCGTCCGCGATGCAGATATTGCAGAACGAACAGACATATCATACCAATTATATATGGGGTGCACTGTGATGAGAAAATGCTTGAAAAAGAGAGACAAGGTGAAGTGAAACTTGGTGGAATAGCCAGGAGTATCGATGTGCCGAACTGGTACTGCAAAGAGTGCGGAAACGAGTTTTTGCGCTGA
- a CDS encoding archaemetzincin family Zn-dependent metalloprotease: MCYKRVLFVGFSWYEPTTIAFLQDAIQEVLGIESEFVSKVSLPQKAYHLLRRQYLASAFLEQLLFFKTNPSDIVLGITGEDLYEPNLNFVFGIATPLYGVAIIGTKRLHNSFYGLHEDAALYYRRVAIEAIHEIGHVLGLSHCENPHCVMHFSNTLAEADTKGYRFCPNCEEKAKKAICTDKI, translated from the coding sequence ATGTGTTATAAAAGAGTCTTGTTTGTCGGATTTTCTTGGTATGAGCCAACAACAATAGCCTTTTTGCAAGATGCCATACAAGAAGTTTTAGGTATCGAATCAGAGTTTGTCTCCAAAGTTTCTTTGCCGCAAAAAGCGTATCATTTATTGCGTCGACAGTATTTGGCCTCTGCTTTTTTGGAACAACTTCTTTTTTTTAAAACAAACCCTTCTGATATCGTACTAGGTATTACGGGTGAAGATCTGTATGAGCCAAATCTCAATTTTGTTTTTGGTATCGCTACACCACTTTATGGCGTAGCTATCATCGGAACGAAGAGACTCCATAACAGTTTTTACGGTCTACATGAGGATGCAGCACTTTACTATAGAAGGGTTGCAATAGAGGCGATTCATGAGATAGGTCATGTCTTGGGGCTATCACATTGTGAGAATCCTCACTGCGTAATGCATTTTTCCAATACATTAGCCGAGGCAGATACAAAAGGATACCGATTTTGCCCTAATTGTGAAGAAAAAGCAAAAAAAGCGATATGCACAGATAAGATATAA
- a CDS encoding lipid-binding SYLF domain-containing protein, with amino-acid sequence MRKLALLFLCSLYIFANENSTLIAAVNALDRFMALPEERIPPRLLRRAAAIAIVPNLIRGGFVVGARFGKGVLLIKNRNGWSDPVFIKLYGGSLGWQIGLESIDVILIFKNRQNALRLLSNSLTLGGDLSIALGPVGRAGQKATDLGFRAQILSYSRSMGAFAGLALAGSRLEVDYEANAHFYHCDPYKIYQIIQGKCHVTNTYVQVLKEKLGEYAAWQE; translated from the coding sequence ATGAGGAAATTAGCATTACTTTTTCTTTGCAGTCTGTATATTTTTGCCAATGAAAATAGTACGCTCATTGCGGCCGTCAATGCTTTAGATCGATTTATGGCGCTTCCAGAAGAAAGAATCCCGCCAAGGCTTCTGAGAAGAGCCGCAGCTATTGCCATCGTACCAAATCTGATTCGTGGTGGATTTGTTGTGGGGGCCCGTTTTGGTAAAGGAGTGTTGCTTATTAAAAATAGGAATGGATGGAGTGATCCTGTATTTATAAAATTGTATGGGGGGAGTCTTGGGTGGCAGATAGGTTTAGAAAGTATTGATGTGATTTTGATATTTAAAAACAGGCAAAATGCTCTTCGCCTTTTAAGCAACTCTTTGACACTAGGAGGGGATCTTTCTATTGCTTTAGGGCCAGTAGGCAGGGCTGGACAAAAAGCGACCGATCTCGGATTTCGTGCGCAGATTCTCTCATATTCAAGAAGTATGGGGGCTTTTGCCGGATTGGCGCTTGCCGGATCCAGACTAGAGGTGGATTATGAAGCGAATGCGCATTTTTATCACTGTGATCCTTATAAAATCTATCAGATTATTCAAGGAAAATGTCACGTAACCAATACATATGTACAGGTACTCAAAGAGAAGCTGGGGGAGTATGCTGCATGGCAAGAGTAA